From Grus americana isolate bGruAme1 chromosome 11, bGruAme1.mat, whole genome shotgun sequence, a single genomic window includes:
- the CARD19 gene encoding caspase recruitment domain-containing protein 19 isoform X4 produces MLYKTYQSYCHRLQHDMYFLTSNSRLNEQVVDKIILQLNRVYPQILTNAEAEKFRNPKASLHTRLSDLIKHLQKKGDRHCQEFYRALQINAEQLYNDLPSRKILKTTDSTEIDTDKEKYMLNDRGPVFFLACFSIAAGFALFWYCCNSVTASRRPPEASHNALPSRGC; encoded by the exons ATGCTCTACAAGACAT ATCAGTCATACTGTCATCGGCTGCAACACGACATGTATTTTCTTACAAGCAATAGCCGACTGAATGAGCAAGTGGTTgataaaattattcttcagcTTAACAGAGTCTACCCCCAAATACTTACcaatgcagaagcagaaaag TTCAGGAATCCAAAGGCATCACTCCATACCAGGCTTTCAGATCTGATCAAGCACCTTCAGAAGAAAGGAGACAGACACTGTCAAGAGTTTTACAGGGCTCTGCAGATCAATGCTGAGCAGTTGTATAATGACCTGCCAAGCAGGAAAATCTTGA aaaCCACAGATTCCACAGAGATAGACACTGACAAGGAGAAATATATGCTAAATGACAGGG gTCCAGTGTTTTTCCTCGCTTGTTTCAGCATTGCTGCAGGATTTGCGTTATTTTGGTATTGCTGTAACTCAG TTACTGCTTCACGCCGCCCTCCAGAAGCATCCCACAACGCGTTGCCCTCCCGTGGCTGCTGA
- the CARD19 gene encoding caspase recruitment domain-containing protein 19 isoform X2, whose translation MLYKTYQSYCHRLQHDMYFLTSNSRLNEQVVDKIILQLNRVYPQILTNAEAEKFRNPKASLHTRLSDLIKHLQKKGDRHCQEFYRALQINAEQLYNDLPSRKILKTTDSTEIDTDKEKYMLNDRVFFLACFSIAAGFALFWYCCNSDAKVVGRPRRILGFSPIIIGRHVRNICMLYLEDI comes from the exons ATGCTCTACAAGACAT ATCAGTCATACTGTCATCGGCTGCAACACGACATGTATTTTCTTACAAGCAATAGCCGACTGAATGAGCAAGTGGTTgataaaattattcttcagcTTAACAGAGTCTACCCCCAAATACTTACcaatgcagaagcagaaaag TTCAGGAATCCAAAGGCATCACTCCATACCAGGCTTTCAGATCTGATCAAGCACCTTCAGAAGAAAGGAGACAGACACTGTCAAGAGTTTTACAGGGCTCTGCAGATCAATGCTGAGCAGTTGTATAATGACCTGCCAAGCAGGAAAATCTTGA aaaCCACAGATTCCACAGAGATAGACACTGACAAGGAGAAATATATGCTAAATGACAGGG TGTTTTTCCTCGCTTGTTTCAGCATTGCTGCAGGATTTGCGTTATTTTGGTATTGCTGTAACTCAG ATGCGAAAGTCGTAGGAAGACCCAGGAGAATCTTGGGCTTTTCGCCTATTATCATAGGAAGGCACGttagaaatatttgtatgttGTATTTGGAAGACATATGA
- the CARD19 gene encoding caspase recruitment domain-containing protein 19 isoform X7, translated as MLYKTYQSYCHRLQHDMYFLTSNSRLNEQVVDKIILQLNRVYPQILTNAEAEKFRNPKASLHTRLSDLIKHLQKKGDRHCQEFYRALQINAEQLYNDLPSRKILMFFLACFSIAAGFALFWYCCNSDAKVVGRPRRILGFSPIIIGRHVRNICMLYLEDI; from the exons ATGCTCTACAAGACAT ATCAGTCATACTGTCATCGGCTGCAACACGACATGTATTTTCTTACAAGCAATAGCCGACTGAATGAGCAAGTGGTTgataaaattattcttcagcTTAACAGAGTCTACCCCCAAATACTTACcaatgcagaagcagaaaag TTCAGGAATCCAAAGGCATCACTCCATACCAGGCTTTCAGATCTGATCAAGCACCTTCAGAAGAAAGGAGACAGACACTGTCAAGAGTTTTACAGGGCTCTGCAGATCAATGCTGAGCAGTTGTATAATGACCTGCCAAGCAGGAAAATCTTGA TGTTTTTCCTCGCTTGTTTCAGCATTGCTGCAGGATTTGCGTTATTTTGGTATTGCTGTAACTCAG ATGCGAAAGTCGTAGGAAGACCCAGGAGAATCTTGGGCTTTTCGCCTATTATCATAGGAAGGCACGttagaaatatttgtatgttGTATTTGGAAGACATATGA
- the CARD19 gene encoding caspase recruitment domain-containing protein 19 isoform X5, producing MYFLTSNSRLNEQVVDKIILQLNRVYPQILTNAEAEKFRNPKASLHTRLSDLIKHLQKKGDRHCQEFYRALQINAEQLYNDLPSRKILKTTDSTEIDTDKEKYMLNDRGPVFFLACFSIAAGFALFWYCCNSDAKVVGRPRRILGFSPIIIGRHVRNICMLYLEDI from the exons ATGTATTTTCTTACAAGCAATAGCCGACTGAATGAGCAAGTGGTTgataaaattattcttcagcTTAACAGAGTCTACCCCCAAATACTTACcaatgcagaagcagaaaag TTCAGGAATCCAAAGGCATCACTCCATACCAGGCTTTCAGATCTGATCAAGCACCTTCAGAAGAAAGGAGACAGACACTGTCAAGAGTTTTACAGGGCTCTGCAGATCAATGCTGAGCAGTTGTATAATGACCTGCCAAGCAGGAAAATCTTGA aaaCCACAGATTCCACAGAGATAGACACTGACAAGGAGAAATATATGCTAAATGACAGGG gTCCAGTGTTTTTCCTCGCTTGTTTCAGCATTGCTGCAGGATTTGCGTTATTTTGGTATTGCTGTAACTCAG ATGCGAAAGTCGTAGGAAGACCCAGGAGAATCTTGGGCTTTTCGCCTATTATCATAGGAAGGCACGttagaaatatttgtatgttGTATTTGGAAGACATATGA
- the CARD19 gene encoding caspase recruitment domain-containing protein 19 isoform X3: MADQSYCHRLQHDMYFLTSNSRLNEQVVDKIILQLNRVYPQILTNAEAEKFRNPKASLHTRLSDLIKHLQKKGDRHCQEFYRALQINAEQLYNDLPSRKILKTTDSTEIDTDKEKYMLNDRGPVFFLACFSIAAGFALFWYCCNSDAKVVGRPRRILGFSPIIIGRHVRNICMLYLEDI, translated from the exons ATGGCCG ATCAGTCATACTGTCATCGGCTGCAACACGACATGTATTTTCTTACAAGCAATAGCCGACTGAATGAGCAAGTGGTTgataaaattattcttcagcTTAACAGAGTCTACCCCCAAATACTTACcaatgcagaagcagaaaag TTCAGGAATCCAAAGGCATCACTCCATACCAGGCTTTCAGATCTGATCAAGCACCTTCAGAAGAAAGGAGACAGACACTGTCAAGAGTTTTACAGGGCTCTGCAGATCAATGCTGAGCAGTTGTATAATGACCTGCCAAGCAGGAAAATCTTGA aaaCCACAGATTCCACAGAGATAGACACTGACAAGGAGAAATATATGCTAAATGACAGGG gTCCAGTGTTTTTCCTCGCTTGTTTCAGCATTGCTGCAGGATTTGCGTTATTTTGGTATTGCTGTAACTCAG ATGCGAAAGTCGTAGGAAGACCCAGGAGAATCTTGGGCTTTTCGCCTATTATCATAGGAAGGCACGttagaaatatttgtatgttGTATTTGGAAGACATATGA
- the CARD19 gene encoding caspase recruitment domain-containing protein 19 isoform X1 — protein MLYKTYQSYCHRLQHDMYFLTSNSRLNEQVVDKIILQLNRVYPQILTNAEAEKFRNPKASLHTRLSDLIKHLQKKGDRHCQEFYRALQINAEQLYNDLPSRKILKTTDSTEIDTDKEKYMLNDRGPVFFLACFSIAAGFALFWYCCNSDAKVVGRPRRILGFSPIIIGRHVRNICMLYLEDI, from the exons ATGCTCTACAAGACAT ATCAGTCATACTGTCATCGGCTGCAACACGACATGTATTTTCTTACAAGCAATAGCCGACTGAATGAGCAAGTGGTTgataaaattattcttcagcTTAACAGAGTCTACCCCCAAATACTTACcaatgcagaagcagaaaag TTCAGGAATCCAAAGGCATCACTCCATACCAGGCTTTCAGATCTGATCAAGCACCTTCAGAAGAAAGGAGACAGACACTGTCAAGAGTTTTACAGGGCTCTGCAGATCAATGCTGAGCAGTTGTATAATGACCTGCCAAGCAGGAAAATCTTGA aaaCCACAGATTCCACAGAGATAGACACTGACAAGGAGAAATATATGCTAAATGACAGGG gTCCAGTGTTTTTCCTCGCTTGTTTCAGCATTGCTGCAGGATTTGCGTTATTTTGGTATTGCTGTAACTCAG ATGCGAAAGTCGTAGGAAGACCCAGGAGAATCTTGGGCTTTTCGCCTATTATCATAGGAAGGCACGttagaaatatttgtatgttGTATTTGGAAGACATATGA
- the CARD19 gene encoding caspase recruitment domain-containing protein 19 isoform X6: protein MLYKTYQSYCHRLQHDMYFLTSNSRLNEQVVDKIILQLNRVYPQILTNAEAEKFRNPKASLHTRLSDLIKHLQKKGDRHCQEFYRALQINAEQLYNDLPSRKILSPVFFLACFSIAAGFALFWYCCNSDAKVVGRPRRILGFSPIIIGRHVRNICMLYLEDI, encoded by the exons ATGCTCTACAAGACAT ATCAGTCATACTGTCATCGGCTGCAACACGACATGTATTTTCTTACAAGCAATAGCCGACTGAATGAGCAAGTGGTTgataaaattattcttcagcTTAACAGAGTCTACCCCCAAATACTTACcaatgcagaagcagaaaag TTCAGGAATCCAAAGGCATCACTCCATACCAGGCTTTCAGATCTGATCAAGCACCTTCAGAAGAAAGGAGACAGACACTGTCAAGAGTTTTACAGGGCTCTGCAGATCAATGCTGAGCAGTTGTATAATGACCTGCCAAGCAGGAAAATCTTGA gTCCAGTGTTTTTCCTCGCTTGTTTCAGCATTGCTGCAGGATTTGCGTTATTTTGGTATTGCTGTAACTCAG ATGCGAAAGTCGTAGGAAGACCCAGGAGAATCTTGGGCTTTTCGCCTATTATCATAGGAAGGCACGttagaaatatttgtatgttGTATTTGGAAGACATATGA